A single Chryseobacterium sp. DNA region contains:
- a CDS encoding peptidase domain-containing ABC transporter: MEKKFPFYKQPHSKDCGPTCLRIVSKFYGKTISMQQIRNLSETTREGSSLLGLSDAAEDLGFRSLGVQIDFKTLTEEVPFPCIVHWNKNHFVVVYKIDKNNKVYISDPSYGLITYSRDEFIKLWIGENANESTEEGIALILETTPAFFQTEFDDKESKASFTFLSKYLLKYKSLVIQLAVGLLAGSLLSLIFPFLTQSIVDVGIQNQDLNFIYIILLAQIMLFLGRMGIEVIRSWILLHLSARINISIISDFFIKLMKLPISFFDTRMTGDIMQRINDHHRIEQLLTSSSLNTLFSLVNLIIFSIILLFYDYKLFVVYLVGAVLYIAWISFFLNKRKELDYKRFSQVSQEQSKVIELINGMQEIKMHNAEKQKRWDWEFLQVKLFKIRIKSLSLEQWQSVGGNFINQMKDILVSFLSAKLVLSGNLTLGMMLSVQYIIGQLNSPLLQLIDFIKQTQDAKISLERLSEIHDKEDEESKDEQYAHDIPEKDIEIENLSFRYIGSDALVFENLSLNIPYQKTTAIVGASGSGKTTLLKLFMKFYEPNEGDIKIGNTKLKNVSPRLWRDHCGVVMQEGYVFNDTIANNIAVGEDFVDKQKLRKAVEIANIKDFIEELPLSYNTKIGNEGLGVSGGQKQRLFIARAVYKSPEYIFFDEATSALDANNEKVIMENLEQFFQGKTAIVIAHRLSTVKHADKIIVLDKGKVVEEGNHNELVALKGEYYRLVKNQLELGN; this comes from the coding sequence ATTGAAAAAAAGTTTCCTTTTTATAAGCAGCCCCATTCCAAAGACTGCGGTCCTACTTGCCTCCGTATTGTAAGCAAATTTTACGGAAAAACTATATCCATGCAACAAATCCGTAACCTTTCGGAGACTACAAGAGAAGGAAGTAGTTTACTTGGTTTGAGTGATGCTGCTGAAGATCTTGGTTTCCGCTCACTCGGAGTACAAATTGATTTTAAAACTCTTACAGAAGAAGTTCCTTTTCCCTGTATTGTTCACTGGAACAAAAATCACTTTGTAGTCGTTTATAAAATTGATAAAAACAATAAAGTTTACATTTCGGACCCTAGTTACGGGTTGATCACCTACAGCCGAGACGAATTTATAAAATTATGGATCGGCGAAAATGCCAACGAAAGCACAGAAGAAGGTATTGCTCTGATTTTGGAGACTACCCCTGCGTTTTTTCAAACCGAATTTGATGATAAAGAAAGTAAAGCAAGCTTTACATTTCTTTCAAAATATTTATTAAAATACAAATCTCTTGTCATTCAGCTGGCAGTCGGGCTTTTGGCGGGAAGTTTATTATCATTGATTTTTCCTTTCCTTACCCAAAGTATCGTCGATGTCGGGATTCAGAATCAAGATCTGAATTTCATTTATATCATTTTATTAGCCCAGATCATGCTTTTCCTGGGAAGAATGGGAATCGAAGTTATCCGAAGCTGGATCTTGCTCCATCTTTCAGCAAGGATAAATATTTCCATCATTTCTGACTTTTTCATTAAATTAATGAAGCTTCCCATCAGCTTTTTTGATACGAGAATGACCGGCGATATCATGCAGAGAATTAATGACCATCACAGGATTGAGCAGCTTTTGACCAGCTCATCTCTGAATACATTATTTTCATTGGTCAACCTTATCATTTTCAGCATCATCTTATTATTTTATGATTACAAGCTTTTCGTCGTCTATTTGGTCGGAGCTGTTTTGTACATCGCATGGATCAGTTTTTTCCTTAATAAAAGAAAAGAGCTTGATTATAAAAGATTCTCACAAGTTTCCCAGGAGCAAAGTAAAGTGATCGAACTGATCAACGGAATGCAGGAAATCAAAATGCACAACGCCGAAAAACAAAAGCGTTGGGATTGGGAATTTTTACAGGTTAAATTATTTAAAATAAGGATAAAATCTTTGTCATTAGAACAATGGCAGTCCGTCGGAGGAAATTTTATTAATCAAATGAAAGATATTTTGGTAAGTTTTCTTTCTGCAAAGCTTGTTCTTAGTGGAAATTTAACATTGGGAATGATGCTTTCCGTTCAATACATTATTGGACAGTTGAATAGTCCTTTATTACAATTGATAGATTTTATCAAACAGACGCAGGATGCTAAAATTTCATTGGAAAGATTAAGTGAAATTCATGATAAAGAAGATGAGGAAAGTAAAGACGAACAATACGCTCACGATATTCCTGAAAAAGATATTGAAATAGAAAATCTTTCGTTCAGATATATTGGTTCAGATGCTTTGGTTTTTGAAAATTTAAGTTTAAATATTCCTTATCAGAAAACAACTGCTATCGTGGGAGCCAGTGGAAGTGGAAAAACAACGCTTTTAAAATTATTTATGAAATTTTATGAGCCCAATGAAGGCGATATTAAAATCGGAAACACAAAATTAAAAAATGTCTCTCCAAGATTATGGAGAGATCATTGCGGCGTGGTGATGCAGGAAGGCTATGTCTTTAATGATACAATTGCCAATAATATTGCCGTCGGAGAGGATTTTGTGGATAAGCAAAAGCTAAGAAAAGCCGTAGAAATCGCCAATATTAAAGATTTTATTGAAGAATTACCGTTAAGTTATAACACAAAAATAGGTAACGAAGGTTTGGGAGTGAGTGGCGGACAAAAACAAAGGTTATTTATCGCAAGAGCCGTCTATAAATCTCCGGAATATATTTTCTTCGATGAAGCTACTTCTGCCTTAGACGCCAACAATGAGAAAGTCATCATGGAAAACTTAGAGCAGTTTTTTCAGGGTAAAACTGCTATCGTCATTGCACACAGGCTTTCAACCGTAAAACACGCCGATAAGATTATTGTTTTAGACAAAGGAAAAGTCGTGGAAGAAGGAAATCACAATGAGCTGGTTGCCTTAAAAGGTGAATATTACAGATTGGTAAAAAATCAATTAGAATTGGGGAATTAG
- a CDS encoding HlyD family efflux transporter periplasmic adaptor subunit, producing the protein METNKEILDNIELRSESVQDILTQPPHWMIRWGNTIILIILMLILAMSYMIRYPEFIPAPIVVTSQNPPEKLEARTNSKIEKIFIKDHQEVKKNDVLMVMQSTANYKDVLELKKLIDSISPNELSSFPIQQTSHFKLGELQGDYNGFAKAFQDEKLFTRLQPYAPENLAANQIISEYQGRIAMLKQQKNLELAKYELTKKNYNRSQELFNQGVIAAVELENEKIKFLQAQQNIENISISLSQIEEGISNVTKTKSGASINTEKDKITYSSQTSQLFEQLRKSLRQWEQNYLIISSINGPASFQQFFGENQFVKAGDVILSIFPKNKENLVGRMSVPATNSGKIASGEKVLIKLDNYRYQEYGIIEGRVRNISLTPDNTGNYYVDVTLPKGLKTTYNKNLPFDKELKGNAEIVTQDLRLIHRFFYQIRKLLGYQS; encoded by the coding sequence TTGGAAACTAACAAAGAAATATTAGATAATATAGAATTACGTTCTGAAAGCGTTCAGGATATTCTTACTCAGCCACCTCACTGGATGATCCGTTGGGGAAATACCATTATATTAATTATTCTCATGCTTATTTTAGCAATGAGCTATATGATCAGGTATCCTGAATTTATCCCTGCACCAATCGTTGTTACATCTCAGAATCCACCGGAAAAATTAGAGGCACGAACCAATTCTAAAATCGAAAAAATTTTCATTAAAGATCATCAGGAGGTAAAAAAAAATGACGTTTTGATGGTCATGCAATCCACTGCTAATTATAAGGATGTTTTGGAGCTTAAAAAACTAATAGATTCCATTTCGCCTAATGAATTGAGTTCTTTTCCCATTCAACAAACTTCCCATTTTAAATTGGGTGAGTTACAAGGAGATTATAATGGTTTTGCAAAGGCATTTCAGGATGAAAAGTTGTTTACAAGATTACAACCTTATGCACCGGAAAATTTGGCAGCCAATCAAATTATTTCTGAATACCAAGGCAGGATTGCTATGTTAAAACAACAAAAGAACCTTGAGCTGGCAAAATATGAACTAACAAAGAAAAATTATAACCGTTCTCAGGAATTATTTAATCAGGGTGTGATCGCTGCTGTGGAATTGGAAAATGAGAAAATCAAATTTTTACAAGCTCAACAGAATATAGAAAACATTAGTATTTCATTATCGCAAATCGAAGAAGGAATTTCTAATGTTACAAAAACCAAAAGCGGAGCTTCCATTAATACCGAAAAAGATAAGATTACCTATTCTTCACAAACATCACAATTATTTGAACAGCTTAGAAAATCTTTACGGCAATGGGAACAGAATTATCTTATCATTTCTTCTATTAATGGTCCTGCTAGTTTCCAGCAGTTTTTTGGCGAAAATCAGTTCGTAAAAGCGGGGGACGTTATTTTATCTATCTTTCCAAAGAACAAGGAAAATTTGGTAGGCAGAATGTCTGTACCGGCTACAAATTCGGGCAAGATCGCATCAGGAGAAAAAGTTTTAATTAAACTTGACAATTATCGTTACCAGGAATACGGTATTATAGAAGGTAGGGTTCGGAACATTTCGCTTACTCCAGATAATACCGGAAATTATTATGTAGATGTTACTCTTCCAAAAGGTTTAAAGACAACTTACAACAAAAACCTCCCATTTGATAAAGAACTTAAAGGTAATGCTGAAATTGTTACACAAGATTTACGATTGATCCATAGGTTCTTCTATCAAATTAGAAAATTATTGGGATATCAAAGTTAA